CGCAGGGTTTCGGACCAGGGTCGACGACTCCGGTCCAGCCGAGTTCCGTATCCGTTTCCTCCCTCCCACACGTGGTACGGAATCTTTGAAGGCGGCTTCGGCCGCCTTCATTTTTTTGCGCGTCGTACCCGCCCATGCGACCGGTACGATGCCTCCGATGAATGACGTCCCCGGTCCTGCGTCCACCGTGCGCGGCCTGCTCCACGCGGTACGCGGGAGGGTCGAGCCGGCCGAGGCGGAAATCCTGCTGGCGCACGCCCTCGCCAAGCCGCGCGGCTGGCTCTACGCCCATGCCGGCGATCCGCCCGATCCGGCGGCCGCGACCCGCTTCCAGGACCTGGTGGCGCGCAGGCAGGCGGGGGAGCCGGTCGCCTACCTGTGCGGCCGCCGTGGCTTCTGGACGCTCGATCTGGCGGTGACGCCGGACACGCTGGTGCCGCGGCCGGAGACCGAACTGCTGGTGGAACTGGCGCTGGCGCGGTTGCCTGAGGATCGCGAGCTGGAACTGGCCGACCTCGGCACCGGCAGCGGTGCGATCGCGCTGGCGCTGGCGAGCGAACGCCCGCACGCCCGGGTCGCCGCCACCGATGCCAGCGCCGCCGCGCTCGACGTCGCCCGCGGCAATGCCCGCGATGCCGGCCTGGCGAACGTCAGCTTCCACTCCGGCGACTGGTTCGGCGCGCTGCCTGACCGGCGCTTCGCGCTCGTCGCCAGCAATCCGCCGTACATCGCGCAGGGCGATCCGCACCTGTCGCAAGGCGACCTGCGCCATGAGCCGGCGATGGCCCTCGCCTCCGGCGTCGACGGGCTCGACGCGATCCGCGTCATCGCCCGCGACGCGCCCGCACACCTGCACCCGGGCGGCTGGCTGCTGCTGGAACACGGCCTGGCGCAGGGCGACGCGGTGCGAGAGTTGCTGGCTGCCGCCGGGTTCCGCGATGTCGCCACGCACCCAGACCTCGAGCAGCGCGATCGCGTGAGCCTTGGCCGCATCCCGTCGTGAGTCGTGAACCGGGGACGTGGCGAGCGCGGCTCGCGGCTCGCGCCCGATGCCGGCCCGCCCCGCGCGGGGCGCACGCCGACGCTGCGGGTGAAGGGAGCGACTAGACTGTGTCCACATTCTCTCGAGGCGAACGCATGCGCACGCTGTATCCCGAGATCGAACCGTTCGACACCGGCACGCTGGCGGTGGACGCGCGCCACACCCTTTACTACGAGCAGTGCGGCAACCCCAGGGGCAAACCCGTGGTACTGCTGCACGGCGGCCCCGGCGGCGGTTGCAACGCGAAGATGCGCCGCTTCCACGATCCGGCGAAGTACCGCATCGTGCTGTTCGACCAGCGCGGCGCCGGGCGGTCCACCCCGCACGCCGACCTGGTCGACAACACCACCTGGGACCTGGTGGCCGACATCGAGAAGCTGCGCGAACTGCTCGGCATCGAGCGCTGGCAGGTGTTCGGTGGCTCCTGGGGCTCGACCCTGGCGCTGGCCTACGCGCAATCGCATCCGCTGCGGGTGACGGAGCTGGTGCTGCGCGGGATCTTCATGCTGCGCCAGTGGGAGCTGCGCTGGTTCTACCAGGAAGGGACCTCGCGGCTGTTCCCCGAGGCCTGGGACCAGTACATCGCCGCGATCCCGGAGGACGAACGGCACGACCTGATCCAGGCCTTCCACCGGCGCCTGACCTCCGACGACGAAGCCACCCGGCTCGCGGCCGCGCGCGCGTGGAGCGTGTGGGAAGGGGCGACCTCGTTCCTGCACGTCGACCCGGATTTCGTCAGCGGCCACGAGGATCCGCGCTTCGCGCTCGCCTTCGCCCGCATCGAGAACCATTACTTCGTCAACAAGGGCTTCTTCGAGGTCGACGACCAGCTGCTGCGCGATGCGTACCGCATCGCCGGCATCCCGGGCGCGATCGTGCACGGCCGCTACGACGTGGTGTGCCCGGTGCAGAACGCCTGGGACCTGCACAAGGTGTGGCCGAAGGCGGAACTGGCGATCACGCCGGCGTCGGGGCATTCGGCGTTCGAACCGGAGAACGTCGACGCCCTGGTGCGTGCCACCGACCGCTTCGCCTGACCGCCTGCAGCGCCGCGACAGCGCCGGGCGCTGCAGCATCCCGCCGGGCCCTCAGCCCGTCAGTGCCACCGGCGCGATCGACGGCGTCGGCGCGGCGATCCTCGGCGAGAGCGTCGGATCGTCGGTTTCGTCGGTCCAGACATCGAATCCCAGCAGCTCGTTGGGCCCGAAGGTATTGCTGATGGCGACGTCCGAGGCGTCGCGACCGCGTGCGATCAGCACCCGGCCGATGCGCGGGGTGTTGTGGCGCGCATCGAAGGTGTACCAGCGCCCGCCGAGGTAGGCCTCGAACCAGGCCGAGAAATCCATCGGCGCGTCCACCGGCGGGATGCCGATGTCGCCCAGGTAACCGGTGCAGTAGCGCGCCGGGATGTTCATGCAGC
This sequence is a window from Luteimonas viscosa. Protein-coding genes within it:
- the pip gene encoding prolyl aminopeptidase, coding for MRTLYPEIEPFDTGTLAVDARHTLYYEQCGNPRGKPVVLLHGGPGGGCNAKMRRFHDPAKYRIVLFDQRGAGRSTPHADLVDNTTWDLVADIEKLRELLGIERWQVFGGSWGSTLALAYAQSHPLRVTELVLRGIFMLRQWELRWFYQEGTSRLFPEAWDQYIAAIPEDERHDLIQAFHRRLTSDDEATRLAAARAWSVWEGATSFLHVDPDFVSGHEDPRFALAFARIENHYFVNKGFFEVDDQLLRDAYRIAGIPGAIVHGRYDVVCPVQNAWDLHKVWPKAELAITPASGHSAFEPENVDALVRATDRFA
- the prmC gene encoding peptide chain release factor N(5)-glutamine methyltransferase, which translates into the protein MNDVPGPASTVRGLLHAVRGRVEPAEAEILLAHALAKPRGWLYAHAGDPPDPAAATRFQDLVARRQAGEPVAYLCGRRGFWTLDLAVTPDTLVPRPETELLVELALARLPEDRELELADLGTGSGAIALALASERPHARVAATDASAAALDVARGNARDAGLANVSFHSGDWFGALPDRRFALVASNPPYIAQGDPHLSQGDLRHEPAMALASGVDGLDAIRVIARDAPAHLHPGGWLLLEHGLAQGDAVRELLAAAGFRDVATHPDLEQRDRVSLGRIPS